A stretch of Lathyrus oleraceus cultivar Zhongwan6 chromosome 6, CAAS_Psat_ZW6_1.0, whole genome shotgun sequence DNA encodes these proteins:
- the LOC127094074 gene encoding uncharacterized protein LOC127094074, which translates to MCIFSRDLKTRLIAGIQKTWVAIKKDFQLAPTLEEFSHIANIGIKDEIPYTGLGEFPTHQQIGSSIHLDKAEVKANLGPKGGTSGFTLKFLVGKASDFKSKEDWVAFNAVLALILYGIVLFPNIDDFADMTAIRIFLLKNPIPTLLADVYHSIHWRNEKKGGMIQCCAPLLYKWFLSHLPSEGPFIQNKDNLKWSQKIMSLTANDITWYSRVYDDVDIIVKCGNFHNVPLIGTRGCINYNPELAMRQLGFPMNDKPEDKLLEGFLLGEGVKDFDLVKRIGRAWTKVRREGKRERGKKNCIARGPYTSWVQARASQDKLPYPYEPPMHTNPPEPTHVTMEEAKELKAERDCREKEKWWKLATKQKKEIRETLEAEIANLNASLFESKEREERERRSKESVMAATQVTPEMWNGKCQEAENANEWERYWRGRHDSLLQEGEDWMNARENVNASLAACEETIQFLHEQRNEYRDKFASLIDFL; encoded by the exons ATGTGCATATTTTCAAGGGACCTAAAGACTCGTTTGATTGCAGGCATTCAGAAGACATGGGTAGCAATCAAAAAA GACTTCCAGTTGGCGCCAACATTGGAAGAGTTCTCACATATAGCAAACATTGGTATCAAGGATGAAATCCCTTACACCGGTCTAGGGGAATTTCCTACACATCAACAAATAGGTTCATCTATACATCTAGATAAAGCGGAAGTGAAGGCTAATCTTGGACCAAAAGGAGGCACTTCGGGATTCACTTTGAAGTTCTTAGTGGGAAAAGCTTCAGATTTCAAAAGTAAAGAAGATTGGGTCGCTTTCAATGCTGTGTTAGCCTTGATactctatgggattgtcttgttcccgaacATTGATGACTTCGCGGACATGACTGCTATACGCATTTTCTTGCTCAAGAATCCCATTCCCACCTTGCTTGCAGATGTTTATCACTCTATCCATTGGAGAAATGAGAAGAAGGGGGGGATGATCCAGTGTTGCGCTCCTTTACTATATAAATGGTTCTTATCTCACTTACCAAGCGAAGGGCCTTTTATTCAGAACAAGGATAACCTCAAGTGGTCTCAAAAAATCATGTCTCTCACTGCCAATGACATCACCTGGTACTCTCGTGTTTATGATGATGTGGACATAATCGTCAAATGTGGCAACTTCcataatgtgccactcataggaactcgaggttgcatcaattacaatcctgAGCTTGCTATGCGGCAACTTGGGTTTCCTATGAATGACAAACCAGAAGACAAGTTGTTAGAAGGTTTCTTGCTAGGAGAAGGAGTGAAGGACTTTGATCTGGTGAAGAGGATAGGTCGTGCCTGGACTAAAGTTCGTAGAGAAGGAAAAAGGGAGCGTGGAAAGAAGAATTGTATAGCTAGAGGGCCATATACAAGTTGGGTCCAAGCCAGAGCTTCTCAAGACAAACTACCATACCCTTATGAGCCTCCAATGCATACAAATCCTCCAGAACCTACTCACGTCACTATGGAGGAAGCTAAAGAGCTCAAA GCTGAGAGGGATTGTCGTGAGAAAGAGAAATGGTGGAAGCTCGCCACAAAACAAAAAAAGGAGATAAGAGAGACGCTTGAGGCTGAGATAGCCAACCTCAATGCTTCACTCTTTGAATCAAAAGAAAGGGAAGAACGAGAACGCCGCAGTAAAGAGAGTGTTATGGCTGCTACTCAAGTTACACCTGAAATGTGGAATGGAAAGTGCCAGGAGGCTGAAAATGCTAATGAGTGGGAACGATACTGGAGAGGCCGACATGACTCTTTGCTACAAGAAGGTGAAGATTGGATGAACGCAAGGGAAAATGTGAATGCTAGCTTGGCAGCCTGCGAGGAAACCATCCAGTTTTTACATGAACAAAGAAATGAGTACCGAGACAAGTTTGCCAGTTTGATAGACTTTCTGTAA